TTCTTCTTTTTTTATTATTTTAACATAGCAAACGCCATTCTTCCCTCGTCATGTGAGCCATCAATTGGCTGAAATAGTTATATGAAAGGACGAAAGAAACTTTCCTTTCATTTCCATTCTCGTTACAATTATAATACAAACTTTATAATAGAAGGAGGATATGTCTTGAATCCAATCTATCTGTATCGCTTCATTCGCTTTTTACTCGTCATCGGCGGGGTAATTTTAGGTGGAATTGGCTTGTTTTTTTTATCTAAATATACATATCCATTCATCATTGCGATGGTAATCGCATTCTTGATGAATCCGCTTGTCACTTTCTTCGAGAAGAAAGGCAGGTTACCAAGGGGGTTTGCCGTATTCGTTTCTCTCTTACTCATTTTCCTTTCATTCGCAGGGCTCATCACCTTACTGGTTACCGAAATCATATCAGGGACCAATTACCTTGCAGGAGTCATACCTGAACACATCGAAACGATCGTGGACTATATTGAGTCCTACATCGCCACCACCATCATTCCTTTATATAACCAAATCGCTGCGATGTTCAATAATTTGGATGTCGACCAACAAGATACCGTCCTCAAGAATATCCAGAATATCGGGGAATCCATCACTACGGGAGTAAGCGGGTTCATTCAAACGTTCTTGAAGAACATCCCCACGATCATCGGCTGGTTCCCAACCACTGCAACGGCACTCCTGTTTACGCTGCTTGGCACTTTCTTCATCAGCAAGGATTGGGACACTTTCGGCAGGATGACTGGCAGGGTGCTGCCCGATAAGATTTTCTCTGGCGCCAAGCGTTTGTTCCGGGACTTGAAACGGGCCTTATTCGGCTTCATCCGTGCTCAATTCACGCTTGTTTCATTGACGACTGTTACGATTTTGATTGGGTTTCTCATTTTAGGGGTGAACTATTCGATCACGATTGCCCTGATTTGCGGCTTGGTCGATATCATTCCTTATTTAGGGACGGGCACCATCTTCATCCCATGGATCATATTCGAGTTCATCGTTGGAAATACGAGCCTTGCCATCGGTTTGTCCGTGCTTTACATAATCGTCGTCGTCCAGCGGCAATTGATAGAGCCAAAGGTTCTCTCTTCCAGCATCGGTCTTGACCCGCTTGCCACCCTCATCGCCCTGTTCATCGGTTTCAAGCTGATCGGGTTCCTAGGACTGATAGCAGGTCCTGTCGCACTCGTGATATTCAATACACTTCAGCGTGCCCATGTCTTCAAGGCCATCTGGTCCTTCATCATCGGCGCGGATACAAAAAAAACCATATAAAAACAACCGATCTATATATGTTAGCATTCTCCTAAAGACCAGATAAAAATCCGCCTCGGATGGAGGCGGATTTTTTATATGTCACCCTTATTTGGAAGTCTCGAATTGCTCTGCTTCCGTAGAACCCGCAAGTGCCGTCGTAGACGAGGTTCCTCCTGAAACGACTTGTGCCACTTCATCGAAATAACCCGTTCCTACTTCACGTTGATGGCGTGTTGCCGTATAGCCATCAGGTTCACTGGCGAACTCAGCTTGCTGCAATTCAGAGTATGCAGCCATGCCGCGCTCTTTATAACCTAAAGCAAGATTGAACATGCTATGATTCAATGAGTGGAAGCCTGCAAGCGTAACGAATTGGAATTTGTAACCCAATTTACCTAATTCGACTTGGTAAGTGGCTATTTCTTCATCGCTTAATTTCGCTTTCCAGTTGAATGATGGGGAACAATTGTAAGCTAGCAGTTTCCCCGGAAACTCTGCATGGATCGCTTCCGCAAAGCGGCGGGCATCTGCCAGATTAGGTTCCGAAGTCTCACACCAGATGAGGTCGGCATATGGTGCATAGGCCAAGCCGCGTGCAATGGCCTGGTCCAGACCTGCATTCGTGCGGTAGAATCCTTCTGGTGTTCTTTCACCTGTGATGAAAGGCGCATCCACCGGATCGATATCATCGGTAATCAAATCAGCCGCATCTGCATCCGTACGGGCGATCAAGATGGTCGGTGTCCCCATTACGTCCGCTGCCAAACGGGCGGAAACCAAATTACGTACGGCCGTTTGTGTCGGAAGAAGGACCTTGCCGCCTAGGTGGCCGCATTTTTTCTCGGAGGAAAGCTGGTCTTCAAAGTGAACGCCGGACGCTCCGGCTTCGATCATTCCTTTCATCAATTCGAAAACATTAAGGGCTCCCCCAAAACCTGCTTCAGCATCCGCCACGATTGGAGCGAACCAATCGATATCATCTTTGCCTTCAGCAAAGCTGATTTGATCTGCACGCTGAAGAGTCTGATTGATGCGTTTCACTACTTGCGGCACAGAGTTGGCCGGATATAAGCTTTGATCCGGATACATTTGCCCTGCAATGTTGGCATCTGCTGCCACTTGCCAGCCACTAAGGTAAATCGCTTTTAGGCCAGCCTTCACCTGTTGCATGGCTTGGTTGCCCGTCAATGCTCCCAAAGCATTGATGAAATCCTCTGTTTTCAATAAGTCCCATAGTTTTTCAGAACCTCTGCGAGCCAATGTTTGCTCAATATCGATCGATCCTCTTAATTTAATCACTTCTTCGGCCGTATAAGGACGTTTGATCCCAGTCCACCTTGAGTCGTTTTCCCAGCTTTGCTGTAATTTTTGCGCTCTTTCATTCGTCATTATCATTTCCTCCTATTTTATATGAATATTTAAATATCAAGATAGTTGTTTGTATGCCGAATTGGTTAAGAAATCAGCAAACTCATCGGCTTCGATCAATTCTTCGAATAGTTTAGTAGCTTCCATGAACTTTCCTGCTTCGAAGGTTTCTTTTCCTACCTCCGATTTAATGGCCGCCAATTCTTCTTCTTTGATTTGGTGGAATAATGCCTCGTCTATTTTCCTGCCATCATCGAGAATCCCTTTTGGATGACGGATCCATTGCCAAACTTGAGCTCTTGAAATCTCGGCCGTTGCTGCATCCTCCATTAAGTCATTAATCGGCGCTGCCCCTCTGCCGCTTAACCAAGACGCAATATATTGGATGCCTACGTTAATGTTCGTCCTCAATCCTGCTTCCGTGATCGTCCCTTCTGGTACTGCGAGTAGCTCTTGGGCGGTTACATGGATATCTTCACGTTTTCGGTAAATTTGGTTCGGTTTTGGAACAAGCAGGTCAAACACCTCTTTCGCCGTGCTCACCATCCCTGGGTGGGCCACCCATGTTCCATCGTGACCATCCCTTGCCTCACGCTCTTTATCGGCACGGACTTTTGCAAAAGCCTCAGCATTCTTGAGCGGATCATTTTTCACCGGGATTTGTGCGGCCATTCCCCCAATTGCCGGGGCATTACGAGTGTGGCACGTTTTGATTGCCAATAAGGAATAGGCCCTCATGTTCGGTACAGTCATCGTGACCTGCAGGCGATCCGGGAAAATGACTTCATCCGAGTGACGGAATTTTTTCAAGAAACTAAAGATGTAATCCCAGCGGCCACAGTTCAAGCCAGCCGAATGCTCTTTCAGCTCGTATAGAATTTCGTCCATTTCAAATGCAGCAAGAATCGTTTCGATCAATACTGTTGCCTTGATGGTTCCTTGAGGGATTCTCAAGTCGTTCTGTGCATATACGAATATATCATTCCATAATCTTGCTTCCAGATGGCTTTCCATTTTTGGCAGGTAGAAATACGGGCCGCTTTGTTTTTCCATCAATGCTTTTGCGTTGTGGTAGAAGTAAAGGCCAAAATCAAATATGCTTGCTGATATTGGCTGTCCATCCAAAAGGACATGTTTTTCTTCTAAATGCCAGCC
This genomic stretch from Peribacillus muralis harbors:
- the ytvI gene encoding sporulation integral membrane protein YtvI, with product MNPIYLYRFIRFLLVIGGVILGGIGLFFLSKYTYPFIIAMVIAFLMNPLVTFFEKKGRLPRGFAVFVSLLLIFLSFAGLITLLVTEIISGTNYLAGVIPEHIETIVDYIESYIATTIIPLYNQIAAMFNNLDVDQQDTVLKNIQNIGESITTGVSGFIQTFLKNIPTIIGWFPTTATALLFTLLGTFFISKDWDTFGRMTGRVLPDKIFSGAKRLFRDLKRALFGFIRAQFTLVSLTTVTILIGFLILGVNYSITIALICGLVDIIPYLGTGTIFIPWIIFEFIVGNTSLAIGLSVLYIIVVVQRQLIEPKVLSSSIGLDPLATLIALFIGFKLIGFLGLIAGPVALVIFNTLQRAHVFKAIWSFIIGADTKKTI
- the aceA gene encoding isocitrate lyase; the encoded protein is MTNERAQKLQQSWENDSRWTGIKRPYTAEEVIKLRGSIDIEQTLARRGSEKLWDLLKTEDFINALGALTGNQAMQQVKAGLKAIYLSGWQVAADANIAGQMYPDQSLYPANSVPQVVKRINQTLQRADQISFAEGKDDIDWFAPIVADAEAGFGGALNVFELMKGMIEAGASGVHFEDQLSSEKKCGHLGGKVLLPTQTAVRNLVSARLAADVMGTPTILIARTDADAADLITDDIDPVDAPFITGERTPEGFYRTNAGLDQAIARGLAYAPYADLIWCETSEPNLADARRFAEAIHAEFPGKLLAYNCSPSFNWKAKLSDEEIATYQVELGKLGYKFQFVTLAGFHSLNHSMFNLALGYKERGMAAYSELQQAEFASEPDGYTATRHQREVGTGYFDEVAQVVSGGTSSTTALAGSTEAEQFETSK
- the aceB gene encoding malate synthase A, encoding MITEAKGLQVTGNIKPGYEQILTAEALQFIERIERHFSERRKELLERRNRVQEDLNQGKLPDFLEETKHVRESEWTIASLPHDLQDRRVEITGPVDRKMIINAMNSGANVFMADFEDANSPTWENCLDGQLNLRDAIRGTISFENPNGKVYELKGKTAVLKVRPRGWHLEEKHVLLDGQPISASIFDFGLYFYHNAKALMEKQSGPYFYLPKMESHLEARLWNDIFVYAQNDLRIPQGTIKATVLIETILAAFEMDEILYELKEHSAGLNCGRWDYIFSFLKKFRHSDEVIFPDRLQVTMTVPNMRAYSLLAIKTCHTRNAPAIGGMAAQIPVKNDPLKNAEAFAKVRADKEREARDGHDGTWVAHPGMVSTAKEVFDLLVPKPNQIYRKREDIHVTAQELLAVPEGTITEAGLRTNINVGIQYIASWLSGRGAAPINDLMEDAATAEISRAQVWQWIRHPKGILDDGRKIDEALFHQIKEEELAAIKSEVGKETFEAGKFMEATKLFEELIEADEFADFLTNSAYKQLS